A genomic window from Solanum stenotomum isolate F172 chromosome 10, ASM1918654v1, whole genome shotgun sequence includes:
- the LOC125842245 gene encoding CSC1-like protein ERD4, whose amino-acid sequence MDFHSFLTSLATSFILFVILMFLFTWLSRKSGNAEVYYPNRILKGMNPVEGGYMTRNPFAWMREAISSSETDIINMSGVDTAVYFVFLATALGIFVFSGIVLLPVLLPVAATDHTIRAVITTSKGTFNELDKLSMGQVGNSGARLWAFIVATYWVSIVSYFFLWKAYKHVAELRAKALMSPEVRADQFAILVRDIPSVSEGQSKKEQIDSYFSAIYPETFYRSMVVTDNKKVNKIYEELEGYKKKLERAEAIYAESKNTNPDALKPSHKTGFLGIIGEKVDSIEFYNDKIKELIEKLEAEQKLTLKEKQQSSALVFFNSRVAAASASQNLHAPIVDTWTVMDAPEPRQLIWTNLSKKFYERIIRQYVVYVVVFLTIFFYIIPIGFISALTTLDNLVKMLPFLKPVVKLEVIKTVLEAYLPQLALIIFLALLPKFLLFLSKAEGIPSESHATRAASGKYFYFTVLNVFIGVTLGGTLFTSFKSIEHDPNSIFGVLAKSLPQNATFFLTFVALKFFVGYGLELSRIVPLIIFHLKKKYLCKTEAEIKEAWAPGDLGYATRFPNDMLIMTIVLCYSVIAPIIIPFGVAYFGLGWLLLRNQALKVYVPSFESYGRMWPHIYTRMIATLILYQVTMLGYFGVKKFKPTPVLFPLPIISLIFAFICQKKFRRFFISPALEVVSHELKEVPNMEIVYRSFIPPCLSAGKPDEHQFEDALSHVSKPGSSSV is encoded by the exons atggattttcattcatttttgaCATCTTTAGcaacttcttttattttatttgtgattttgatGTTTCTATTCACATGGCTTTCAAGAAAATCAGGGAATGCTGAGGTTTATTATCCGAATCGGATCTTAAAAGGTATGAATCCGGTTGAAGGTGGGTACATGACCCGGAACCCCTTTGCTTGGATGAGGGAAGCTATTTCATCATCTGAAACTGATATAATCAACATGTCTGGAGTTGATACTGCTGTCTATTTTGTTTTCCTTGCCACTG CATTGGGAATATTTGTCTTCTCGGGCATTGTTCTACTGCCTGTACTTCTACCAGTCGCTGCAACCGATCATACTATAAGGGCAGTCATTACCACCAGCAAGGGGACTTTCAATGAACTTGATAAGTTATCTATGGGGCAAGTTGGC AATTCAGGTGCGAGGTTGTGGGCATTTATAGTTGCCACATATTGGGTTTCCATTGTTTCTTACTTCTTTCTGTGGAAAGCATACAAGCATGTTGCAGAACTGAGAGCTAAAGCTCTTATGTCTCCAGAAGTTAGAGCCGATCAATTTGCTATTCTTGTCAGGGATATTCCTTCTGTATCTGAGGGTCAAAGTAAAAAAGAGCAGATAGATTCATACTTTAGTGCAATCTACCCTGAAACATTTTATCGATCAATGGTGGTGACAGACAATAAGAAG GTGAACAAAATTTATGAAGAGTTAGAAGGGTATAAAAAGAAGCTTGAACGTGCTGAAGCCATCTATGCAGAGTCAAAGAACACAAATCCTGATGCACTAAAACCCTCGCATAAAACTGGTTTCCTTGGAATTATCGGTGAAAAGGTGGATTCAATTGAATTCTATAATGATAAGATTAAGGAGTTGATCGAAAAGCTAGAAGCCGAACAAAAGTTGACTCTCAAAGAGAAACAACAATCATCTGCACTTGTCTTTTTCAACAGCAGGGTGGCTGCAGCTTCAGCATCACAGAATTTACATGCCCCAATAGTTGACACATGGACTGTTATGGATGCTCCAGAACCCCGACAGTTGATTTGGACTAATCTTTCAAAAAAGTTTTATGAGAGAATAATTCGCCAGTATGTTGTGTATGTTGTTGTGTTTCTGACCATATTCTTTTACATAATTCCGATTGGGTTCATTTCTGCATTGACAACTTTAGACAATTTGGTGAAGATGCTCCCTTTTTTGAAACCGGTTGTTAAGCTGGAGGTCATCAAGACAGTGCTAGAAGCATATTTACCTCAACTTGCACTTATCATATTTTTGGCTTTGTTGCCAAAGTTTCTTCTGTTTCTATCCAAAGCAGAGGGCATCCCATCAGAAAGCCACGCAACAAGAGCTGCTTCagggaaatatttttatttcactgTGCTGAATGTATTTATTGGTGTTACTCTGGGTGGAACTCTATTCACTTCCTTCAAGAGCATCGAGCATGATCCCAACTCTATTTTTGGTGTGTTGGCAAAAAGCCTTCCACAGAATGCAACTTTCTTCTTGACTTTTGTGGCTTTGAA ATTCTTTGTCGGCTATGGGCTGGAACTGTCTAGAATAGTTCCTCTAATCATATTCCATCTCAAGAAGAAGTATTTGTGCAAAACTGAAGCTGAGATAAAGGAGGCTTGGGCTCCTGGCGATCTAGGCTATGCAACTCGATTTCCCAATGATATGCTGATTATGACGATTGTCCTATGCTATTCCGTCATAGCTCCAATAATTATTCCGTTTGGTGTGGCATACTTCGGTCTAGGGTGGCTTCTTCTCCGGAATCAG GCACTCAAAGTGTATGTTCCGTCATTCGAGAGCTACGGAAGAATGTGGCCCCATATTTACACGCGCATGATAGCTACCTTGATTTTGTATCAAGTTACCATGTTAGGTTACTTTGGTGTTAAAAAGTTCAAGCCTACTCCAGTTCTTTTTCCACTTCCAATAATCTCCTTGATCTTTGCTTTCATTTGTCAGAAGAAATTCCGTCGGTTCTTTATATCTCCAGCCCTTGAGGTTGTTTCCCACGAACTAAAGGAAGTCCCGAACATGGAAATTGTGTACAGATCTTTCATTCCACCATGCTTAAGTGCGGGAAAACCCGATGAGCATCAATTTGAGGACGCGTTATCTCATGTGTCCAAACCAGGGTCTTCTTCAGTATGA